From the genome of Thermodesulfovibrionales bacterium, one region includes:
- a CDS encoding Fe-S-containing protein — MKISQKRRLETGSACVFLFMVAFFLSCARQPLYPAPPIRGSEVVIDVNRLEPESPIFFTFRYHVRNVNFFVYKTQGQVLSFLDACASCYPSKRGYRVAGRSIICRTCDVSYTLSNIEKGFGGCFPIRIEGDLRNGEYHIPVSLLEGAVDRFS; from the coding sequence ATGAAAATATCGCAGAAGAGAAGACTCGAGACCGGGTCGGCTTGTGTATTCCTATTCATGGTAGCGTTTTTCCTATCATGCGCAAGACAGCCTCTCTACCCCGCGCCCCCGATCAGAGGATCGGAGGTGGTAATCGATGTCAACAGGCTTGAGCCGGAAAGCCCGATATTTTTTACGTTCCGTTATCACGTAAGGAATGTCAATTTTTTTGTCTATAAAACTCAGGGTCAGGTCCTTTCCTTTCTCGACGCCTGCGCAAGCTGTTATCCCTCGAAACGAGGATACCGGGTTGCCGGTCGGTCCATCATCTGCAGGACATGCGACGTGAGTTATACTCTCTCGAATATCGAAAAGGGGTTCGGCGGCTGCTTCCCCATCAGGATCGAAGGCGATCTTCGGAACGGTGAATACCATATCCCTGTTTCCCTGCTTGAAGGAGCGGTGGACAGGTTCTCTTGA